A genomic segment from Pseudomonas sp. M30-35 encodes:
- a CDS encoding twin-arginine translocation pathway signal protein, with the protein MTKAPPNTVEMSRRGFLKTGLIGTAFLATAGLTATLSGCSASTPADGFRVIRASDMALLSAIIPVIIEGAVPPAQMQQAVTGTIQSLDKSLAHLSPELLKLTVQLFDVLALPVTRGPLTGIWGSWENASAEDIRHFLERWQNSSLSLLKMGYDSLIKLVLMSWYSRPESWAHCGYPGPPTF; encoded by the coding sequence ATGACAAAAGCCCCCCCGAATACTGTTGAAATGAGCCGCCGAGGCTTTTTAAAAACAGGGCTGATTGGCACCGCTTTTTTAGCAACAGCAGGACTTACTGCAACGCTCAGTGGCTGCTCGGCCAGCACGCCAGCTGATGGTTTTCGAGTGATTCGCGCATCAGATATGGCGCTGCTTTCTGCAATCATTCCAGTGATTATCGAAGGCGCGGTGCCTCCAGCACAAATGCAGCAAGCCGTGACAGGCACGATTCAAAGCCTCGATAAAAGTCTCGCCCACCTTTCACCAGAATTACTCAAGCTCACCGTACAACTATTCGATGTGCTCGCATTACCGGTTACCCGGGGTCCGTTAACGGGCATCTGGGGCAGCTGGGAAAATGCCAGTGCAGAAGATATTCGCCACTTTCTGGAGCGTTGGCAGAACAGCTCGCTTAGCCTGCTGAAAATGGGTTACGACTCATTAATAAAGCTGGTGCTGATGAGTTGGTACAGCCGCCCCGAGTCCTGGGCTCACTGCGGCTACCCAGGACCGCCTACCTTTTAA
- a CDS encoding GMC family oxidoreductase has product MPVPDLFAEGLARGWKTYNGSRLEQDLTLEADIVIVGTGAGGGTSAEVLSAAGYKVLLIEEGPLKTSSDFKMQEAEAYPTLYQEGIGRMSKDGAIIILQGRAVGGTTLVNWTSSFRTPHQTLEHWAKEHNVKGHSESEMAPWFEQMEQRLGIAPWAIEPNANNDVIRSGCEKLGYSWKVIPRNVRGCWNLGYCGMGCPTNAKQSMLVTTIPATLEKGGELLYLARAERLIHDGNSVSGLECVALDERCVAPTGRKIRVKARHYILAGGGINTPAILKRSDAPDPHDRAGKRTFIHPVNFSAALFDKVINPFYGAPQSIYSDNFQWDQGTTGPLSYKLEVPPLQPALTTTLVGKFGVDNALRMEQLPHTNMMLALMRDGFHPESAEGTVELRDDGSPVLDYKMTDYTWDGIRRAFHSMAEIQFAAGAKSVMPLHADAQYAKTPAQVRSQIDNLSLELYRTRLGSAHVMGGCAMGEDPKLAVTDSLGRHHQLNNLSIHDGSLFPTSIGANPQLSVYGLTAKLSSLLAERLKTA; this is encoded by the coding sequence ATGCCTGTACCTGATCTATTTGCCGAAGGCTTGGCCCGCGGCTGGAAAACCTACAACGGTTCACGCCTTGAGCAAGACTTAACGCTAGAAGCCGATATTGTGATTGTCGGTACTGGCGCAGGCGGCGGCACCAGCGCTGAAGTTCTCAGTGCTGCTGGCTATAAGGTCCTGCTGATTGAAGAAGGACCACTTAAAACCAGCAGCGACTTCAAAATGCAGGAAGCCGAAGCCTACCCAACGCTCTACCAAGAAGGCATCGGGCGTATGAGCAAGGACGGCGCCATCATAATTCTTCAGGGCCGCGCAGTCGGCGGTACAACCCTGGTCAACTGGACATCCAGCTTTCGCACGCCACACCAAACCCTTGAGCACTGGGCCAAAGAGCACAATGTCAAAGGCCACAGCGAGAGCGAAATGGCCCCTTGGTTTGAGCAGATGGAACAGCGCTTAGGTATTGCGCCATGGGCTATTGAGCCTAACGCCAACAATGATGTGATTCGCAGCGGCTGCGAAAAGCTTGGCTACAGCTGGAAGGTTATCCCACGCAATGTCCGCGGCTGCTGGAACCTGGGTTATTGCGGCATGGGTTGCCCAACCAACGCCAAGCAGTCAATGCTAGTGACGACGATCCCGGCGACGCTGGAAAAAGGCGGGGAGCTGCTGTACCTGGCACGCGCCGAACGCTTGATACATGACGGCAACAGTGTCAGCGGGCTTGAATGTGTCGCGCTGGATGAGCGCTGCGTAGCACCGACTGGACGCAAGATCAGGGTTAAGGCACGTCACTACATTCTCGCTGGCGGCGGCATCAACACCCCAGCCATTCTTAAGCGATCTGATGCCCCAGACCCGCATGATCGCGCAGGCAAACGCACCTTTATCCACCCGGTCAACTTCTCGGCTGCGCTATTCGATAAAGTCATCAATCCGTTCTACGGCGCTCCGCAATCGATCTATTCCGACAACTTCCAATGGGACCAGGGCACCACTGGCCCACTCTCTTATAAACTTGAAGTACCGCCACTACAGCCAGCCCTTACCACGACGCTGGTGGGTAAATTTGGCGTCGACAATGCTTTGCGTATGGAACAGCTGCCACACACCAATATGATGCTGGCCCTGATGCGTGACGGCTTCCACCCCGAAAGTGCTGAAGGCACGGTTGAGCTGCGCGATGACGGTAGCCCGGTACTCGACTACAAGATGACCGATTACACCTGGGATGGGATTCGCCGTGCATTTCATAGCATGGCTGAAATCCAATTTGCTGCGGGTGCGAAATCGGTAATGCCATTACACGCCGACGCCCAATACGCAAAGACGCCGGCACAAGTGCGCAGTCAAATCGACAACCTGAGCCTGGAGCTGTACCGCACTCGCTTGGGCAGTGCGCACGTCATGGGCGGGTGCGCAATGGGCGAAGATCCTAAGCTGGCGGTAACCGATAGCCTCGGCCGTCATCATCAACTTAACAATCTTTCAATCCATGACGGCTCACTGTTTCCGACCAGCATTGGCGCCAATCCACAGCTGTCTGTTTACGGGCTTACCGCAAAACTTTCGAGCCTACTGGCTGAGCGTCTAAAAACGGCCTAA
- the coaD gene encoding pantetheine-phosphate adenylyltransferase gives MNRVLYPGTFDPITKGHGDLVERASKLFDSVIIAVAASPKKNPLFPLEQRVALAQEVTKHLPNVEVVGFSSLLAHFAKEQGANVLLRGLRAVSDFEYEFQLANMNRQLAPDVESLFLTPSEKYSFISSTLVREIAALDGDISKFVHPAVAEALNERFKK, from the coding sequence ATGAATCGAGTGTTATACCCGGGCACCTTCGACCCAATCACCAAAGGTCACGGTGATTTGGTTGAGCGCGCCTCGAAGTTGTTCGACAGCGTGATCATTGCCGTCGCGGCCAGCCCAAAGAAAAACCCGCTGTTTCCGCTTGAGCAACGCGTAGCCCTCGCTCAGGAAGTCACCAAGCACCTGCCAAATGTCGAAGTGGTTGGATTTTCCAGCCTGCTTGCACATTTTGCCAAAGAGCAAGGCGCCAACGTGCTCCTGCGTGGCCTGCGCGCGGTGTCGGATTTTGAGTACGAGTTTCAGCTGGCCAATATGAACCGCCAACTGGCTCCGGATGTCGAAAGCTTGTTCCTCACGCCGTCTGAAAAATACTCGTTCATTTCTTCGACACTGGTTCGCGAGATTGCCGCTTTGGATGGTGATATCAGCAAGTTTGTTCATCCAGCCGTGGCCGAAGCACTAAACGAGCGTTTCAAGAAGTAA
- a CDS encoding YfhL family 4Fe-4S dicluster ferredoxin, with product MSLIITDDCINCDVCEPECPNAAISQGEEIYVIDPNLCTECVGHYDEPQCQQVCPVDCIPLDESHVESKDELMQKYMIITGKA from the coding sequence ATGTCCCTGATCATCACCGACGACTGCATCAACTGCGACGTCTGCGAACCTGAGTGCCCGAACGCAGCGATCTCTCAAGGAGAAGAGATCTACGTTATCGACCCGAATTTGTGTACCGAATGCGTCGGCCATTACGACGAACCGCAGTGCCAGCAAGTATGCCCGGTTGACTGCATTCCTCTGGACGAAAGCCACGTCGAGAGCAAAGATGAACTGATGCAGAAATACATGATCATTACCGGTAAGGCGTGA
- the ggt gene encoding gamma-glutamyltransferase has protein sequence MTRQLFLCALLLLSTFNLQAASRPGQAAVASAHPAATVAGEETLAHGGNAFDAAVAVSAALAVVEPYSSGLGGGGFFLLRQAAEQPTYRFLDARERAPLAAHSDLYRRDGKIQPELSLNGPLAAAIPGLPAALVELAQRYGRLPLKDSLLPAIRLARDGVSYDRVYRERARWRLAAMRDDPETARIFLHNGEVPSEFGLLRQPDLVRTLERIARDGKAGFYGGETASKLVNGVRKAGGIWTLRDLSEYKVVERTPLRFQLANGKELITAPPPSAGGIAIAQSLAMLQQLPWQKAEPVQRAHFVVEALRRAYRDRGLIGDPDFVRNPAPQLLDRSYLKKLAEGIDPQRATPSSSLPPAGKLHEGNHTTHFTVLDADGNAVSATLSINLPFGAAFVAPGTGVLLNDEMDDFAADIDGSNTYGLTGSRANAVDAGKRPLSSMSPTFIESRDDFASFGTPGGSRIPSMVLLSILQYLDGQPIATWPSVARYHHQYLPDVIEHEPNTFSAKQIAELQGRGYQLKALDRQYGNQQVLFWHKQSNLVEAASDPRGIGTAQVTKKVEDAKPE, from the coding sequence ATGACTCGACAGCTTTTTCTCTGCGCACTACTACTCCTCAGCACTTTCAACCTGCAAGCAGCCTCCCGTCCCGGACAGGCTGCAGTCGCTAGCGCGCACCCTGCTGCGACTGTTGCGGGCGAAGAAACCCTGGCCCATGGCGGCAACGCTTTTGACGCGGCGGTCGCGGTAAGTGCCGCGCTCGCAGTGGTTGAGCCCTATAGCTCAGGCTTAGGCGGCGGCGGTTTCTTTCTGTTGCGCCAAGCCGCTGAACAACCCACTTACCGCTTTCTCGATGCCCGCGAACGCGCACCGCTCGCCGCGCATTCGGATCTATACCGGCGCGACGGAAAAATCCAGCCTGAGCTTTCCCTCAATGGCCCGCTGGCGGCTGCAATCCCCGGCTTGCCTGCAGCGCTGGTCGAGCTTGCTCAACGCTATGGCCGCCTCCCCCTGAAAGACTCGCTGTTGCCAGCGATTCGCTTGGCGCGCGACGGCGTTTCGTACGACCGGGTTTATCGCGAGCGAGCCCGCTGGCGCCTCGCGGCGATGCGTGACGACCCAGAAACAGCGCGAATTTTCCTGCACAACGGTGAGGTTCCAAGCGAGTTTGGCTTGCTCCGTCAGCCCGATTTGGTACGCACCCTTGAACGTATTGCCCGTGACGGCAAAGCTGGCTTCTACGGCGGCGAAACCGCGAGTAAGCTGGTCAATGGTGTGCGTAAGGCTGGCGGCATCTGGACCCTGCGTGACCTCAGTGAATACAAGGTGGTCGAGCGTACTCCGCTGCGCTTCCAACTGGCCAACGGCAAAGAACTGATCACTGCGCCACCACCGTCTGCGGGCGGCATTGCTATCGCGCAAAGCTTGGCGATGTTGCAACAACTGCCGTGGCAAAAAGCCGAGCCGGTGCAGCGGGCACATTTTGTAGTCGAAGCACTTCGCCGTGCTTACCGTGACCGCGGCCTGATCGGCGATCCCGACTTTGTCAGAAACCCGGCCCCACAATTGCTCGACCGCAGCTATCTGAAAAAACTAGCCGAAGGTATCGATCCACAGCGCGCCACACCAAGCTCCAGCCTACCTCCTGCCGGCAAGCTGCATGAGGGCAATCACACCACCCATTTCACTGTGCTCGATGCGGATGGCAATGCTGTGTCAGCCACGCTGTCGATCAACCTGCCCTTCGGTGCAGCATTCGTTGCACCCGGTACAGGGGTGCTGCTCAACGATGAAATGGACGACTTTGCCGCTGACATTGACGGCTCAAACACCTACGGCTTAACCGGCAGCCGCGCCAATGCGGTAGATGCAGGCAAGCGCCCTTTGTCGAGCATGAGCCCAACATTTATCGAAAGCCGTGACGACTTCGCCAGTTTCGGCACTCCGGGCGGCAGCCGGATCCCGAGCATGGTGTTGTTATCTATCTTGCAGTACCTCGATGGCCAACCGATCGCGACCTGGCCGAGCGTGGCACGCTACCACCACCAGTATTTGCCTGACGTAATCGAGCACGAACCAAATACGTTTAGCGCCAAGCAAATCGCTGAACTACAGGGCCGTGGCTATCAACTGAAAGCGCTAGACCGCCAGTATGGCAATCAACAGGTATTGTTTTGGCACAAGCAAAGTAACCTGGTTGAAGCGGCCAGCGACCCCCGCGGCATTGGCACCGCGCAAGTGACCAAAAAGGTGGAAGACGCTAAGCCCGAATAA
- a CDS encoding TRAP transporter large permease: protein MTTTLLIIMLVLLLCGFPMMTTLLAASAAGFTLFFTMGPEFIVQQMIAGIRPAALVAVPMFILAADIITRGATANRLLDVAMAFVGHVRGGMAVTTALSCALFGALSGSTQATVVGVGSIMRPKMLQQGYKDSFAMALIINASDIALLIPPSIGMIIYGVVSGTSVAELFIAGIGPGLLLMLLLCGYCYIYARITGIPSGEKFSWIQRLVTCRRAILPLLLPVLTIGGIYTGVFSPTEAAAVSVLYALILEVLIFRRVKLSELSSIALSTGLITAVVFILVAAGSAFSWVISFAQIPQQILSGIGIMSASPTELLVIISVAFFIGCMFVDPIVVMLILVPIFAPAVRISGLDPVLVGTIVTLQAAIGSATPPFGCDIFTAIAVFRRPYLEVIRGSLPFFAILMLMSVLLIMFPPITLFLRDLAFR, encoded by the coding sequence ATGACGACCACGCTGTTAATTATCATGCTGGTGTTGCTGCTTTGCGGTTTCCCGATGATGACTACTTTGCTGGCTGCTTCGGCGGCAGGCTTTACCTTGTTTTTCACCATGGGCCCAGAGTTTATCGTGCAGCAGATGATTGCCGGTATACGTCCAGCCGCATTGGTGGCAGTGCCGATGTTTATCCTGGCGGCAGACATCATTACGCGCGGCGCAACGGCGAACCGTCTGCTCGATGTGGCAATGGCATTTGTTGGGCATGTGCGCGGCGGCATGGCGGTCACCACTGCTTTGAGTTGTGCTCTGTTTGGCGCGTTGTCTGGTTCAACTCAGGCGACAGTGGTTGGGGTTGGCAGCATCATGCGCCCCAAGATGTTGCAGCAAGGCTACAAAGATAGCTTTGCGATGGCCTTGATCATCAATGCCTCAGACATCGCTCTGCTGATTCCGCCTAGCATCGGCATGATCATCTATGGTGTGGTTTCAGGCACTTCTGTCGCCGAGTTGTTCATCGCAGGTATCGGCCCCGGCTTGCTGCTGATGTTGTTGTTGTGTGGCTATTGCTACATCTATGCACGGATTACCGGTATTCCATCTGGCGAGAAGTTCAGCTGGATCCAGCGTTTGGTAACTTGTCGCCGAGCAATACTGCCTTTGCTGCTGCCGGTGCTGACCATCGGCGGTATTTATACTGGCGTGTTCAGCCCGACTGAAGCGGCCGCCGTTTCAGTGTTGTATGCACTGATTCTTGAGGTGCTGATTTTCCGCCGGGTGAAGCTCAGTGAGCTATCGTCGATCGCCTTGTCTACCGGCTTGATCACGGCGGTTGTATTTATTCTGGTGGCGGCTGGCTCGGCGTTTTCTTGGGTGATCTCGTTTGCCCAGATCCCTCAGCAGATCCTCAGCGGCATCGGCATCATGAGTGCGTCACCGACAGAGTTGCTGGTGATTATCTCGGTCGCCTTCTTCATCGGCTGCATGTTTGTTGACCCGATTGTGGTCATGCTGATCCTGGTACCAATCTTTGCCCCGGCGGTGCGCATCTCGGGTCTCGACCCGGTGCTGGTAGGGACTATCGTCACCTTGCAAGCCGCTATTGGTTCGGCAACACCACCGTTTGGCTGCGATATTTTCACTGCCATCGCCGTGTTCAGGCGACCTTACCTAGAGGTAATTCGGGGCAGCCTGCCGTTCTTCGCCATTCTTATGTTGATGTCGGTATTGCTGATCATGTTCCCGCCGATCACCTTGTTCTTGCGTGACTTGGCATTCCGCTAA
- a CDS encoding TRAP transporter small permease has protein sequence MTWLRKLDWMLEKLEAFILASGILLMALNSVGNVIGRYVFNQSIYFSEELNQFLLIFVTFVGCSYAARHSRHISMSALVEQLTGKPAAAALLIINTCTAGLMLWLTWASVGYVESAARVGRSSSALQVPLHYIYLVIPLGLGMTGLQFARHAYVQLQVLLGRREAPERHVDATVPSQH, from the coding sequence ATGACTTGGCTGCGCAAGTTGGACTGGATGCTGGAGAAGCTTGAAGCCTTCATCCTCGCGAGCGGCATTTTGCTCATGGCGCTGAATTCGGTCGGTAACGTGATTGGACGTTATGTGTTCAACCAGAGCATCTACTTTTCCGAAGAGCTCAATCAGTTTCTGCTCATCTTCGTCACATTCGTTGGTTGTAGTTATGCCGCGCGTCACAGTCGGCACATCAGCATGAGCGCATTGGTTGAGCAACTCACCGGCAAACCTGCCGCAGCAGCCCTGTTAATCATCAATACATGCACCGCTGGCTTAATGCTGTGGTTGACCTGGGCCTCGGTGGGCTATGTCGAATCCGCTGCGCGAGTGGGGCGCTCATCATCGGCGCTACAGGTGCCACTGCATTACATTTATCTGGTGATTCCTTTGGGGTTGGGCATGACTGGGCTGCAGTTTGCACGCCACGCTTATGTCCAGCTGCAGGTTCTGCTTGGGCGCCGTGAGGCTCCAGAGCGGCACGTCGACGCCACCGTCCCTTCGCAACACTGA
- a CDS encoding PLP-dependent aminotransferase family protein, with protein sequence MTIDLKPFIRTGLPKYLAIGNALTEAINTGALVPGSKLPTHRELAETLGVSVQTVSNAYAHAEKQGAIYAQVGSGTFVRSRHVSHESDYLSIDEHEDPSRGIDLSTAHPVCTPRHVKLYRESLERLAREGRDDFITSFHPTQGLTLHREVVCTWLAQQKLPANPDNLLFCNGAAHALTIAMATVLKPGDTVLCEQETGMLLMALAQTLHFKLKGLAIDDQGLLPEALEAACKQGGARVLFCTPTMNNPTTDTMGLERRQAIADLARKYDLTVVEDDVYGALQPDRHPPLSAFIPERSFYATSLTKITLPGMRAGYLVTPPNMVHQAIGRLRSTTWMATLMPFEIASWWMQDGTLDRMVSFQQQELAARQALAREHLTACQFKADPNGMHIWAELPGHWSPEKFARRARQEGVMIFPAEPFLATPDRTNQHVRFSLGAEQSRSRVEAGLSILNGLMLEAPVPMHFVF encoded by the coding sequence ATGACAATTGACCTAAAGCCGTTTATTCGCACAGGTCTGCCGAAATACTTAGCTATTGGTAATGCGCTGACAGAGGCAATCAATACCGGTGCGCTGGTGCCTGGCAGTAAACTGCCAACTCATCGCGAGTTGGCGGAGACACTCGGTGTAAGCGTGCAGACGGTAAGCAATGCGTATGCCCATGCCGAAAAACAGGGCGCAATTTATGCCCAGGTAGGCAGCGGCACCTTTGTCCGTAGCCGGCATGTCAGCCATGAGTCCGATTACCTGTCGATTGACGAGCACGAAGACCCTAGCCGCGGTATTGATCTGTCCACTGCGCATCCGGTGTGCACCCCGCGTCACGTCAAGCTCTATCGCGAAAGCCTTGAGCGACTGGCGCGTGAGGGGCGGGACGACTTCATTACCTCATTCCATCCCACCCAGGGTTTGACCCTGCACCGCGAGGTGGTCTGCACCTGGCTGGCGCAGCAGAAGCTACCGGCTAATCCCGACAATCTATTGTTTTGCAATGGTGCCGCCCATGCCCTGACGATTGCCATGGCAACGGTGCTCAAGCCCGGTGATACCGTGCTGTGTGAGCAGGAAACCGGCATGTTGTTAATGGCTTTGGCGCAGACCCTGCACTTTAAACTCAAGGGGCTGGCCATCGACGATCAGGGCTTATTGCCAGAAGCGCTGGAGGCCGCATGCAAGCAGGGCGGGGCTCGCGTGCTGTTCTGTACGCCAACGATGAACAATCCGACTACTGACACCATGGGCCTTGAACGGCGTCAGGCGATTGCTGACCTGGCGCGAAAGTACGACCTCACTGTGGTTGAAGATGATGTCTACGGAGCCCTGCAGCCTGATCGCCATCCGCCGTTATCCGCGTTCATTCCTGAGCGCAGTTTTTATGCGACCAGTCTGACCAAGATCACGCTACCGGGCATGCGTGCCGGCTACTTGGTGACTCCACCAAACATGGTGCATCAGGCGATTGGTCGGTTGCGCAGCACCACTTGGATGGCAACCTTGATGCCCTTTGAAATTGCCAGTTGGTGGATGCAGGACGGCACCCTCGACCGTATGGTGAGCTTCCAGCAGCAGGAGTTGGCCGCGCGCCAGGCGCTGGCACGTGAGCACTTGACGGCGTGTCAGTTCAAGGCCGATCCCAACGGCATGCATATCTGGGCTGAACTGCCTGGGCATTGGTCGCCAGAAAAGTTCGCCCGTCGTGCGCGCCAGGAAGGGGTGATGATCTTTCCGGCAGAACCCTTCCTAGCGACTCCTGATCGAACCAACCAACACGTGCGCTTCAGTTTGGGCGCCGAACAGAGCCGCTCGCGGGTTGAGGCGGGGCTGAGCATCTTAAATGGGCTGATGCTTGAGGCTCCGGTGCCAATGCATTTTGTGTTCTAA
- the doeA gene encoding ectoine hydrolase DoeA (DoeA (degradation of ectoine A) is also called EutD (ectoine utilization D).), whose product MSEIALSFSRAEYAQRLAKVRAAMVAKGINTLIVHDPSNMSWLTGYDGWSFYTPQCVVVGEHGEPLWFGRGIDANGARRTVYLAEENITSYSDNYVMNPPHHALDYLCEQVLPARGWTSGVIGVEMDNYYYSATSHQALQRGLAKAQLVDSTGLVNWCRAIKSDQEIEYMSVAARIVENMHRAILEMIEPGLPKNILVAEIYRVACTGHDGKFGDYPAIVPMLPSGKDASAPHLTWDDRPFVKGEGTFFEIAGCHRRYHCPLSRTVYLGEPSAAFRKAEEAINAGLEAGLAMAKPGNTCGDIARELNSTLRRYGYDRGDNRCGYPIGLSYPPDWGERTMSLRESDTTVLQPGMTFHFMPGLWLDDWGLETTESILISETGADTFCDYSRQLFVKP is encoded by the coding sequence ATGAGTGAAATTGCGTTGAGTTTCAGCCGTGCAGAGTACGCCCAGCGTCTGGCCAAGGTGCGCGCCGCCATGGTCGCAAAAGGGATCAATACTCTAATTGTTCACGATCCATCAAACATGTCTTGGCTGACAGGCTATGACGGCTGGTCGTTTTACACCCCGCAGTGTGTGGTGGTTGGCGAGCACGGCGAGCCGTTGTGGTTCGGCCGCGGCATTGACGCCAACGGCGCTCGACGCACAGTTTATCTGGCTGAAGAGAACATCACGTCATACAGCGACAACTATGTGATGAATCCGCCGCATCACGCCCTCGATTATCTGTGCGAGCAAGTCCTGCCCGCTCGCGGTTGGACCTCAGGCGTAATCGGCGTCGAGATGGACAACTATTACTACAGCGCCACCTCTCATCAGGCGCTACAGCGAGGTTTGGCAAAGGCGCAGTTGGTCGACAGCACAGGCCTGGTCAACTGGTGCCGGGCGATCAAGTCCGATCAAGAAATCGAATACATGAGCGTGGCCGCACGGATTGTTGAAAACATGCACCGTGCCATTCTCGAGATGATCGAACCCGGCTTACCCAAAAACATTCTAGTGGCTGAAATCTATCGCGTTGCCTGCACCGGCCACGACGGTAAATTCGGCGACTATCCAGCAATAGTGCCGATGCTGCCATCAGGCAAAGATGCCTCAGCGCCGCATCTGACGTGGGACGACCGCCCGTTTGTAAAAGGCGAAGGCACATTCTTTGAGATTGCCGGTTGCCACAGGCGCTACCACTGCCCCTTGTCACGCACGGTTTATCTGGGCGAGCCATCGGCAGCATTTCGCAAGGCTGAAGAAGCCATTAACGCCGGGCTGGAAGCGGGCCTGGCGATGGCTAAACCCGGCAATACCTGCGGTGATATAGCCCGCGAATTAAATAGCACGCTGCGCCGCTACGGTTATGACCGTGGTGACAATCGCTGTGGCTACCCAATCGGTCTGAGCTACCCGCCAGACTGGGGCGAGCGAACCATGAGCTTGCGTGAAAGTGACACCACAGTGTTGCAACCAGGCATGACCTTTCACTTTATGCCCGGCCTGTGGCTGGACGACTGGGGCCTGGAAACCACCGAAAGCATTCTGATTAGCGAAACAGGTGCTGACACCTTTTGCGATTATTCGCGCCAACTGTTTGTGAAGCCCTAA
- the doeB gene encoding N(2)-acetyl-L-2,4-diaminobutanoate deacetylase DoeB: MNISADAEQRSVSGAGQVAASTISATVDFDRDGVQHGYLKLPYSHDLSAWGCIMIPITVVKNGDGPTALMTGGNHGDEYEGITALLKLASELRADEVKGRVIIVPAMNYPAVQSASRTSPIDKGNMNRAFPGNPHGSMTERIADYFQRTLIPLCDYALDIHSGGKTLDILPFSAAHRLQDPQQEAKCIEGAKVFGTAASMILFELDAASLYDTAVESQGKVFVTTELGGGGTSTPKTMALADRGVRNFLKFAGITEGQFEPADEPLMLLDMPDASCYVQSLHRGILELNLSIGDRVKNGDLIARVHSFERTGTPAVEYRAERDGLLVARRFPALVDIGDTLAVIADIVDN; the protein is encoded by the coding sequence ATGAACATTTCAGCTGATGCCGAGCAGCGGTCTGTCAGCGGTGCAGGACAGGTCGCGGCAAGCACCATCAGCGCGACCGTAGATTTTGATCGTGACGGCGTACAGCACGGCTATCTCAAGCTGCCCTACTCCCATGATTTGTCGGCGTGGGGCTGCATCATGATCCCAATCACCGTGGTGAAAAATGGTGACGGTCCGACCGCGCTGATGACCGGTGGTAACCACGGTGATGAATATGAGGGCATCACCGCCTTACTCAAGCTGGCCAGCGAGTTGCGTGCTGATGAGGTTAAAGGTCGGGTGATCATCGTTCCGGCGATGAACTACCCAGCCGTACAAAGCGCTAGTCGTACCTCGCCGATCGACAAAGGCAATATGAATCGTGCGTTTCCCGGTAATCCCCACGGCAGCATGACGGAGCGGATTGCTGACTATTTTCAACGCACGCTAATACCGCTCTGCGACTACGCGCTGGATATCCACTCCGGCGGCAAGACGCTCGATATTCTGCCGTTCTCGGCAGCCCATCGCCTGCAAGATCCGCAGCAAGAGGCCAAATGTATTGAAGGGGCTAAAGTCTTCGGTACAGCGGCCAGCATGATCTTGTTTGAGCTTGATGCCGCCTCGTTGTACGACACCGCGGTCGAGTCGCAGGGCAAGGTATTCGTCACCACGGAATTGGGTGGCGGCGGCACCAGCACGCCAAAAACCATGGCACTGGCGGACCGTGGCGTACGTAATTTCCTCAAATTCGCAGGCATCACCGAAGGCCAGTTCGAGCCTGCGGACGAACCGCTGATGTTATTGGATATGCCCGATGCAAGCTGCTACGTACAGAGTCTGCATCGCGGCATTCTCGAACTTAATTTAAGCATTGGCGATCGGGTTAAAAACGGTGATTTGATCGCTCGCGTACACAGTTTTGAACGCACCGGTACTCCAGCAGTTGAATACCGCGCCGAGCGTGATGGCTTGCTCGTTGCAAGACGCTTTCCAGCGTTGGTCGACATAGGCGATACCCTCGCAGTAATAGCCGACATAGTGGATAACTGA